Genomic DNA from Myxococcus guangdongensis:
GGTCCGGGCTTGAGCGGCGTGCCGTCGCGCGTGACGCCGTTGCCGGAGCCGTTGTCCTCGCCGCGCTGCGGCCCGAACTTCGCCACCGGGAAGCCCACCGAGCGCGTGTCCTTGGCCACCCACCCGAGCAGCGGCACGGTGAGCGCGGAGCTCATCCCGTTCTTCCGGTTGGACTCGAGGAAGTCCGCGTAGCCCAGGCCGATGTCCACGTTCTGGAAGAACCAGTCGTTGGCCGTGTTCCACGCGCCGCCCAGCTTCCAGTTGTAGCGGGAGGTAGGGTTGCCGCCCCAGCGGCGCGTCGTCGCGCCCATCTTGTACTGGTGCTGGTCCTTCTTCTCGCGAAGGCCGTCCAGCGCGATGCCGTAGATGAGCGGGCTGATGTCATGTCCGGGCGCGGTGCAGTCGATGGTCATCGACGTGTCGCGCCCGCTGCCCTTGCCCGTGCGGCCTCCGCCCGCGGCCAGCGCGGCGGCCACGTCCGGCGGCAGCGGCACGAGCGCCACCTTGTCGAGCAGCACCCAGTCCCGCCCCACGTCCTTCGACGCTCGCAGCACCACGCGGTCGAACGGCTCCCCCTTGGGGTTGAGCAGCTCCATGGGGATGACGACGTCGACCCACTCGCCGTCCTTGCGCACCTGGAGGTCCGCGGTGACGGGGATGCGCGGGAAGGACACCGCGCCGGGCGTGTCCAGCCGCACCTCCAGGAACTCGCCGTAGGCCTCCGGCGCGCTCAGGCGCAGGGACAGCGCCCCGAAGCTGCCCGCCAGCTTGGGCTGGTAGAGAATCCAGCCGCCGTAGTTGAACAGGCGCATGCGCGCCGGGGCGCCCTTGGGCAGCTCGCGCGGCGCCCAGCCGATGTCCTTCCAGCCCTTCCCGAGGCCGCCGTCGTAGAGGACCACCGGCGCGGTGCTCGCCGCCTCGACGGCCGCGGGCTTCGTCTCACCCGGCTTCGCGGCGTCACCCACCGCGGGCTTCACTTCTCCGGAAGGCTCACCGCCGCGCGCCAGCGCCACCGAGCCACCCGCGGCCACCAGCGTGCAGACCACCACGGCGGCGCCCGCCTTGCTCCGCGCACCCTTCACACCTGCCTCCATGGACTCATCTCCCCCGGGCCCGGGGGCCCTCACAGCACCACGTCGTCCGTGTCCTTGCGCGGGAAGATGCGCGCGGGAATCCCCACGGCCACGCTGTCCGGCGGCACGTCCTGCAGCACCACGGCGTTGGCGCCGATGCGCGAGCGCGCGCCGATGCGCACCGGCCCGAGGATGCGCGCCCCGGCGCCAATCCACACGTCATCCTCGATGACGGGGTAGCCGTTGTCCTTCGCGGTGCCCACGGTGTTGTTGCCGTAGAAGCGCACGCGGTCGCCGATGCGCGCGTCCCCACCGATGACGATGCCCAGGCTGTGCACGAAGTACACGCCCTTGCCCAGCGTCACGTCCTTGCCGATTTCGATGCCCAGCACCGCCGTCTGCGCCACGCGCAGCACGTGGTTGACCAGGGGGATGTGGTAGTCGAGCGCGGCCTCGCGGGCGCGGTTGAGCGCGGTGATGCGGTACGAGTCGCTGGTGAGCACCACCTTGGCGATGGACTTCGCGTCGGTGTGGCCATTGGCGGCCCGGGCCAGCTCCATCGCGTCGGAGACCAGCGCGCCGAGCATCGAGCGCTTCGACTTCAGGAAGTTCATCGGTTCCCCCCGCCCTGGAGGTAGCGGACCACCTCGCGGGCGATACCTGTCCAGCCGCCGGCCTCGGTGCGAGCGCCGCGCAGATACTCCATCCCGTACACCACCGACGTGCCCGCGAACGCGGCCTTCTCCAGGCCCAGCTTGTCCGCGGCCTTCGCGGCGCTCATCACCGCGCCCGTCAACATCCGCGTGGCCTCGGGCGCGACGACGGTCGCCGCGAGCAGGGGGCGCGCCAGCGGGTTCGTCTCGAAGAGCAGCCGCCACGGATTCACGCCGCGCACGTCCGGGTGCTTGCGCGCCACGTGCGTGTCGAACATGCCGTAGCGGTGCGCGCGCTTGAGCCAGCGCTCGAAGGACACGTGGTCGCTGCCGTGCAGCACGTGCGCGTCGCTGGCGAACACGAACGCGCAGCCCGCCTTCTCCAGCCGCACGCCCAGCTCCACGTCCTCGGACTGGCCCAGCGACTTGTCGAAGCCGCCCACGCCCACGTAGTCCTCGCGGTGGAAGGACACGTTGCCCGTGTACAGGTGGTTGCCGTGCGCGCGCGCGCCGGGGGTGGACAGCTCCTCCGCCATGCGGTGGTTGAGGTACGCGTACCAGCGCTCGAACAGCGGCATGTCGCCGATGGACGGGTCCGGGCGGATGCGGCCCAGCACCACGTGCCGCGAGCCCTCCGGGTGGTGCGCCAGGTGCCGCTCCAGGAAGTCCTTCTCCACCTGCATGTCGTCGTCGGTGACGAGGACGATGTCGCCCCGCGCCGCGAGCACGCCCCGGTGCCGCGCGGCCGCCGCGCCCGCGTTGGCCTGCACCTCCACGCGCAGGGCGTAGGGGAGCTTCTCGCCGAGCGCGTCCAGCGGGGCCTTCACCGGCTCCTTGGAGCCGTCATCGACGACGACGACCTCGTAGCGCCCGGGCGGGAGCGTCTGGTCCGCGAGCTGCCCGAGCAGCCGGGTGATGAGGGGCAGCCGGTTGTAGGTGGCGACGACGACGCTGAGGCGGGGCGTGGAGGCGTCCGAGGGCGTCATGGCTTCTTCTTCTTGCGGGAGAGGAGGCCCCGGCCCTTCTTCTGCCGGGGGAAGGTGACGCTGCCCACGAAGCGCTCCTGGCCGATGAACTCCATCGTCTTGCGCGCCGAGCCGAAGTCCGTCTCCCCCAGGGTGACGCACAGGAGGACCCCGTCGGCGGCGAGCGCCACGGGCAGGCTGGCCGGGCGGGTGAGGACGGAGTCGATGACGGCGACCACGCGCTCGCCCCGGGCCACGCGCTCGCGCAGCTCCAGCACGCGACGGGGGGCCTCGGCGGGGGACAGGCCGATGGCGTCATCCAGGTGGATCTTCTGCGTGGCCGCGTAGGGGGCGCCGGCCTCCAGGATGGCGGTGGCCGCCTCCAGCGCGGGGGCGCCTGGGTGGGCGGGGACCACGGTGAGGAAGCTCCAGCCGGTGCGCTCCAGGGCGAACCACAGCCGCTGCAGTGCCGGCGAGGGCACGGTGCTGTCGGAGACCTCGGCGTCCGAGGTGGAGGGCGGTGCGCTGGAGTCGGCCATGGAGCGCCGCCCGGTATAGCCCAACGCAAGGCGTCGCCCAATGACCTGGCGG
This window encodes:
- the epsC gene encoding serine O-acetyltransferase EpsC, with translation MNFLKSKRSMLGALVSDAMELARAANGHTDAKSIAKVVLTSDSYRITALNRAREAALDYHIPLVNHVLRVAQTAVLGIEIGKDVTLGKGVYFVHSLGIVIGGDARIGDRVRFYGNNTVGTAKDNGYPVIEDDVWIGAGARILGPVRIGARSRIGANAVVLQDVPPDSVAVGIPARIFPRKDTDDVVL
- the epsD gene encoding exopolysaccharide biosynthesis glycosyltransferase EpsD, coding for MTPSDASTPRLSVVVATYNRLPLITRLLGQLADQTLPPGRYEVVVVDDGSKEPVKAPLDALGEKLPYALRVEVQANAGAAAARHRGVLAARGDIVLVTDDDMQVEKDFLERHLAHHPEGSRHVVLGRIRPDPSIGDMPLFERWYAYLNHRMAEELSTPGARAHGNHLYTGNVSFHREDYVGVGGFDKSLGQSEDVELGVRLEKAGCAFVFASDAHVLHGSDHVSFERWLKRAHRYGMFDTHVARKHPDVRGVNPWRLLFETNPLARPLLAATVVAPEATRMLTGAVMSAAKAADKLGLEKAAFAGTSVVYGMEYLRGARTEAGGWTGIAREVVRYLQGGGNR